The Acidobacteriota bacterium genome contains the following window.
CAAGCCGAAGCCCAAGCCCCGGCGAGCGAACAGCAAGCGTGCCGACTAGCTGTGGGAGGAAGGGTCCGGAGCGACTAGCGACCAGAGACTAGCGACTTCCTCCGCCCTTCTTCACCACGATCTCGACCCGCCGATTCTTCGCGCGGCCTTCCGGATTATCTTTTCCGTTGGGCAGCGTGTTCGGCGCGATGGGCTTCGTCTTGCCGTAGCCGCGGATGGAAAAACGCGCGTTCACGCCGTGTCCGGTGAGCCAGCTCTTCACCGAATCCGCGCGCCGCTCGGAGAGTTTCTGGTTGTACTGCGGATTGCCCAGCGCGTCCGTGTGCCCTTCGACGGCGCACTCAGCGTTGGGATACGAGCCCAGCACGATCGCAACTTTCTCCAGCGTGGGGATCGCCTTCGGCAGCAGCGTGGCCTTGTCGAAATCGAACAAGACGTCGCTCGAAAGCTCGATGCGGATCTCCATCGGCGTCGCGGTCGCGCCCAGGTCGGCGAGCGCCGCATTCAGC
Protein-coding sequences here:
- a CDS encoding OmpA family protein, with translation MLRAGAVLFMLLAAVSAARAQGYSVDDPVPPGAKASVVAISGTVVPLVGVTSGVSGKTEALNAALADLGATATPMEIRIELSSDVLFDFDKATLLPKAIPTLEKVAIVLGSYPNAECAVEGHTDALGNPQYNQKLSERRADSVKSWLTGHGVNARFSIRGYGKTKPIAPNTLPNGKDNPEGRAKNRRVEIVVKKGGGSR